A window of Catenulispora sp. GP43 genomic DNA:
GCTCGGCGTGGTGTCCACGACCGCTTCGGGCACCTTCCTGTACCTGATCGGCATCCTGAACCTGGTCGCGCTGATCGGCATCTACAAGGTGTACAAGGCGATGCGGCGCGGCGTGTACGACGAGGCCGCCCTGACCGCGCAGCTGGACAAGCGCGGCTTCATGAACCGGATCCTGGGCCGGCTCACCAAGTCCATCACCCGCCCCGGCCAGATGTACCCGGTCGGGCTGCTGTTCGGCGTCGGCTTCGACACCGCCACCGAGGTGCTGCTGCTGGCCCTGGCCGGCTCCAGCGCCGCGGCCGGCCTGCCCTGGTACGCGATCCTGTGCCTGCCGCTGCTGTTCACCGCGGGCATGACCCTGTTCGACACGCTCGACGGCACCTTCATGAACTTCGCCTACCACTGGGCCTTCTCCAACCCGATCCGCAAGGTCTACTACAACCTCACCATCACCGGGCTGTCCGTGGCCGTCGCCCTGATCATCGGCAGCATCGAGCTCGTCGGCGTGGTCCACGACCAGTTCGGCGTCGTCAACCCGGTCACCGACTGGATCGCGAACCTGAATCTGAACAATGTCGGGTTCATCATCGTCGGCGCGTTCATCGCCGTCTGGGCGGCCGCGATCGCCTACTGGAAGATCGCGCGCGTCGAACACCGGTGGGACGTCACCGGCCAGGAGCCGTAGCCGGCGCCTGCCGTCACCCGCCCGGCGGGCGGATGCGACGATGTCACAGCCATGAGTGTCGACGGGGGACTGCGCGCCGCGCGGTCCGCGATGTTCGCGGCCGTGTGCACGCTGCTGGCCACGGCCGCGCACTTGTCGATGTCCGGGCGGGCTGTCCCGTGGTGGGCACTGGCCGGGGCCGCCGAGGTCACCTTCGGCCTCGCCTGGCTGCTGTCCGGCAAACAGCGCGGCACGATTCATGTCATCACCTTGACGATCGGCGCGCAGGCTCTTCTGCACTTCTGGTTCGAGGCCAGCCAGGCTCTGACGACGGGGCCGCTCGACGCTTCGGCCATGTCCGGGATGAACGCCTCCGGGATGAACATGCCCGGGATGGCCGGCGTGCCGGGCATGTCGATGGGCAGTGCGAGCGGCATGAGCAGCGCGAGCGGCAT
This region includes:
- a CDS encoding HoxN/HupN/NixA family nickel/cobalt transporter; amino-acid sequence: MSVPANDPVRPVRNPSSAPLRWLRTDWLRFGGLLAVIVAMHVAAFGILAGLVAPHHYTVGKQVFGFGLGVTAYTLGMRHAFDADHIAAIDNTTRKLMADGKRPVSVGFWFALGHSTIVVVLAAGIAAGARQAASLTDDKSSTRQSLGVVSTTASGTFLYLIGILNLVALIGIYKVYKAMRRGVYDEAALTAQLDKRGFMNRILGRLTKSITRPGQMYPVGLLFGVGFDTATEVLLLALAGSSAAAGLPWYAILCLPLLFTAGMTLFDTLDGTFMNFAYHWAFSNPIRKVYYNLTITGLSVAVALIIGSIELVGVVHDQFGVVNPVTDWIANLNLNNVGFIIVGAFIAVWAAAIAYWKIARVEHRWDVTGQEP